Within the Hevea brasiliensis isolate MT/VB/25A 57/8 chromosome 2, ASM3005281v1, whole genome shotgun sequence genome, the region TACCTCTTTGTTTTGTGTCtgtcaattaaatttatatatcccTATTTATTAGGCACATAGAATTAGTTTCCGAGTTTGTATGTTTGCATGAGTCTAGCTTTTTTATTTGAGGAAAATGGTGACTATGAATGATCAGGCAGTTTTCTTATGCCTTCTAATATTCAATTCGCTCTCTTTTATGTTAGTAGATTCCTTGAGTGAATGttgttttgatttttttagtGCCTTTCCTTGATTCCAGTGTTTTGAGAAATCATACCATGGAGCATAGTGAGATCATTTCATAATATCGGTAATTTAGTGGTCTGCTTTGTAATGCTTGGCTATGAGCTTGCACTTACTTTTCCAAAGACTCCATTATCTAAAAAGAATTTGGTCCATTAACTTTAGCAATTATTTGATAAAGATTAATTTCTAGTTTCCCTGTGCCCTAATCGTTATTTTATTCTGCTTGGTGTGAGCTTGCATGTTGTTCCAGAAACTCCCTAATTGTTTTGAGAATATGTGGACAAACCTTCCTGAATAGTTTTAACAATTTTTTACTTAAAAGAAAGAATTTATAGAACTTCTATTTGATATGTTGGCCATAATTTCTTGTTATGAACACATCAAGTTTAAGGTGATAAGTTGGAGCTTGCCTTCTGTATGTCTCTTGGGTCCCATTGGCTGCATAGATAGAGATTATTTATGACTGCTGCTTTCAGCCTTAATTCCAGTTCTTCTTGATTGCGGCTTCAGCATGCTCAGTTCTTTCAGTGAGTTGTTTTATCAGCTCGTGGATGGGCATGAATAGGTAGTGTTTGGTTTAAGATGTACAAATTTTTTACTTGACAACAAGAATGTGAGCTTCGCATGCTTGCTCTTGCTGGATAAAAATTGATGGCTTCACATGTATGAAGATCAACACCTTAAGTGTTTGATACGATGATATTCTGCCCATAATATCGTGTTGGATTTTCTTTTAGTGTCTTTATTGGTTAACATATAATTTTATATGTTTCTTGGCAAATGGATCTGAAACCTGAGATTTTCTGCTTATTTGTAGGTGATTTGTGCCCTATTTTGACTACTTGGACTAAGATGGATCAAAGGGTTTTCTCAAATCGTAATCTATAATTTATGATCTTATGTGTCTGTGGTGGTGGTAGATTCTGAGAATTGGTGGCAATTTTTTAGGATTCCATCAATATAGAGGATTAATGTTTTGATCAATTGTGGAGGGTTTgtggagaaatatattgaagaCTTTTTTTTTTGGCATACATTTGGTGTTGGCTTCTTTGATTACAGCTTGGATGCCAGCTTGCGTCTTCCTCCAGTGAGAATATGTTCAAAGGCTTGGTCAGGAAGTCTCTTGTGCATCATGGTATTTCATGCTTCTTGATCACAGTTCAGTGAGCTTGATTATTGTTGTCATTCATTGGTTTGAGAAAATATAGGAAGTCAAACCCTTTAGTTGTAAGGCTCTAAAATAAATTCTTTACTTGAAAAAAAAGTGAGCTTCTGGTTCCTGTTTTCTCAGGATCTAAGACTGCATTGAGAAATTCATTGACTTGGGCTAAGATTGATCTGTGTTTTGGTTTATGATTGAAAGGGATGTTTGAATCGAGTTGGTATGCTTTATTTTGCACATGTTTTCAGGGGTTCTATGTTTTGAATTCATATGAGAGGTCCTTCTAATAAGATCTTGGTGCCCTTTTTTTGGGAGTCTAGTGGTTTTGAGCAATTAAATGGTGCCCTTTTTTTTGGAGTCTAGTGGCTTTGAGAAATTAAAAGCCATTGATAGAGCAACGAACTTTTCCTTTCCTTTATTTAGTGAGTATGAGTGTACGTTTTATCAATAACTCTTTGCCTTAGTTATCTGTCTTTCAAGAATATTGTGTGTAATCTGTGAATGGAACATGACTTCTTGCTTTTAAGGGATACAGAGCATTATTGTTAGAATATGATCCTCTATCCGAATCTTatgatttgattcaatttttgtcTTAACGATTCAAATCTGTGGGGTGGATCTCAAATGTGCTTGAATCTTAACTAAATCTTTTGATTGAATAGTGAATCAATATGAATCTATCGATTTGGTCGATTTTTTTTCTAGAGGTTTGTTTTACATGTAGCTTCAAATTTTAATACTTCATGTTATTTTTTTACTCTGCAACATAAAATTTCTCTTAGATATTTTTCTTTCATTATTCATTTTTTTCCCTATACatcttttggttttttttttttttttggttaatagATACTTGTTTAATTatgatattttatattaatatattttgacATTTAATTATCTTGCtatcattttttattatttaagttaATATGTATCTATTGATTATTTAATATTCCACGTTATTTTTTACCATACTTAACTCAACTAAGCATTTGTCTTAAAAATTTATTAGGGTCGATTTTATGGATtctttttctccactctaaatgattttgggttaaattctcggaaatatataatgcttctaggtcatgttgtgctACTCTTCTTCAAGTTAGTTTAGGTtgtccctttcttttctttttatcctctaacccAATATACTCTACTTGTAACTGAAGTCTCCGTatatctatgcttcacatgaccaaaccacctcaatcttccttctctccacttatcctcaattggtaccacgcCTACTTTTTCTCtcatactctcattatggactttatctagtctagtatggctacttttccaccttaacattctcatctccgcaactctcatCTTGGACATATACGACTTCTTCATTGTTtaacactcactatcatataatATGGCCAGTTGTATGGTTGTACGgtgaaattttcctttcaacttattgggaatcttcgATCACATATGTAACGGACTgtggggacggcgatacgtaacgcctgcaggtgccgcccgtcccacatcggaaacgggagaagggaatctgggccatatatgtgggggtCAGCCTaaactggtcagcgcgcttttgggagcgaaacctcccaagggacaaagccgtgaggcccacgggccaaagcggacaatactgactgggctgggctgggtcgttacaattggtatcagagccggacTCCCTCCAGTACGAGTGGGTGCGAGGACGCCCCCAGCGGAAGTTGGTGGGTTGTAACGGACTgtggggacggcgatacgtaacgcctgcaggtgccgcccgtcccacatcggaaacgggagaagggaatctgggccatatatgtgggggtCAGCCTaaactggtcagcgcgcttttgggagcgaaacctcccaagggacaaagccgtgaggcccacgggccaaagcggacaatactgactgggctgggctgggtcgttacaacataaaactcccgtggcacgtctacaCTTTAATCATCCGGCTTTTAATCCTATAACTGACATCCTCCTCACATGGCTATCTACTTGAAAAATTGACATTTTTTACCATGAAACATAAAATTTATCTTtagttatttttgtttcattattCGTTCTTTTCCCTCTCCTTTTTCTTTTGGTTTATAGATACTTGTTTAATTATGATATTTTATGTTAATATATTTTGACCTTTAATTAActtgttataattttttattatttaaatgaatATGAATCTACCGATATAGTCAATTTTTTTTCTAGAGATTTGTTAGACCATATAGcttcaaattttaatatttcatgttattttttATTATCAAACATAAAATTTCTCTttgttatttttctttcattATCCATTAATTtccctctccttttttttttttttgtttggttAATAGAtacttgtttaattataattgtttaattatgatattttatattaatatattttaacctTTAATTAACTTGCTATTTAATTATTTGTTCAAATTTAAATGGTAGTCTTAATTCACAAAGTGAAGATTTCGATTCTTGATTTGACAAATATGGATTAGAGGCTTATTTCTTTTCCAATATGTGGGTTCAGAATATTAATGTTTGATATCCATGATGTCCAATTATTGTTTCTTCATTATCCTTCTCGGAGGCTTGGGTTTTTCAGATTCCTTACCATAAGGCTGCTACATCTCAATTGACTGACCTCAGTTGTTAAGATGGGTTTACAAAGTTGTCCGGTGCTATGCTGACTGTATGGTGGTGTCTGTAACACGTTACACCTGTCCTCTCCTTGGGTCCACTTCCTGGTTTACTTACAGAAGGTTTATTTTTTCTGGGTTGTGACAGTGGTGTCCGGGTTGTAACACGTTACACTTGGCCTCTCCTTGGGTCTATTTCATGATTTGCTTCTCTGATGATGTTACACTTATAATTCTGTTCTTTCCCATTTAAGATATTTCCTTGTTTTAGAGGAATTGTGGCTGGCATTTCCATAAATAAGGTTTGcagataatattttttttttctgtagcTGGTCGGCAGCTTGGAAGCAAGCTTGGTGGATAGAGATTGATACTAGACTTGCTGCTCTTTTTGGCTCTGTCGTACAGGGATTGATACTTTTCTAACTCTAGCTGCTCTTTTTGGCTATTTGGGTTCTGTTGAGTGCATTGGTCTTCTATTGCTTCATCTGTATATTTTGGTTCTGCATGGGTTTTCTATAACACTGGACTATCTATATTATTCTCTGATGTATTGGTGTCCTACCTGAGGCGAGGGTCAATAGTTTcatgtttaatttttattattattttttaaaatgttcttgccttttttttaaagaaaaattctttTTAGGTGTTTGTATTTGTGTGTGTTCTTTAATGCATGTAAAGGCCTGTGTTATATGCACAGTCAGTCCCAAGCCTGGATAAAACACAGTCAGTCCCAATACCGGATAAAAGAGGAGAGTTGCACTACATCAAATTTGATTAAGGCTGCCCTCACTTATTTTCTGGATCAGCTTGGAATTAAATTTTTGGTGAACTGATAAGTTACATCGATGGGTAACGCTGTACCGTTGCCTCCATCTGTGGCTGGTCTTGATTTTTCAGTGAAAAAAGCTGCCTCAATACAACAAAGTAAGGCGGCGTTGTTATGATTTCAAGTTAGAGACTGCTTATAGAATGAGAAATGAGCTTTGTTGATCTTGTTATTACTTTCTTGAATACGTTATTAGAGACCGTCTCAGGGCCTCTTCGACATATGAGAAATTCAATGTTACAATTTTAAGTCTATGTTTAATGTGATGTAATTAAGTATGGAACATAATAGTAATgtgtaattaaattcatatttaacgttattattattttataattatattgtatatttaattaatgatgattattatatataaaaatagataataaattattttttaaaataacaaaatatgcaaataaagataaaaagaaGGTTACATAATAATTTTGAGCACTCTTATTAggctaaaaaaattttataaataatgttcattaaatatttttctaaatatattattatatatatatatatgtatatatatacatatatatgtatatgtatatatatttaaaaataattttttaatatatatatatatatatatattaaaaataattttttctaatcTAATCGAATAAAAAATGATACGGGAAAAAaactttaaataataataatttttttatgaagtAAGGCTTCAGGTTTATACGGTAATCTTTTAAATACTATTATTAAGCTAAGTAGCACTATATGTGTGTGAAAAATCTAGCATAGcaaattttggttaattcactcTTTATTatgttttttcttttaaataaccTAATCTAATTGAAAACCAAACTTTTCTAAAAATAcaaatcaaattgaaaaataaaataaattaatttaatttgatttttcgaTTCAAATTGATTTTTGTTCACTCTTACTCCGCAAAATCTAAGAAAaatgaagataaattaaaataaaaccaaTATTGAAATAAGATCTTTACCTCTCTTTCTATGGTATGTGTTCTGGAATAGAGTGGGGCCAAAGTTCATAATCCGGTTAGTTGATTAGCAGATTAATAGAGTTGGTATCCATGATAATAATCCATTTATTCAGGATTTGAGGTTTAGGAGTGGACCTGAGAAATGGATTAGGTGGCCAAAACCTACAATCTTACCTTCCATTATGGGAAATCCATTAAACTGATCCTCTTAAAGCATAACCAAGAACAAACCAATTAAAACAAACTTGAAAGAGGTTCATCTGTGCATGATGCTGTGTAGGATAATATTCTGCGTTGCAGTTTCTATATCCATACTGTTAGTAATTCTCTTGTCAGTCTTTTCTCCAGCACCTCACAAGGCTTCATCACAGGATCCCTCCAGGCCTTGGGTGGCACTCTCACTGTACATTCAGCAACCTGATCACATTTCAAGCTCCAACTTGCAGCCAGCACTACGCCCGGATGCTGGAGCTTTTATTTTCCATCGCATCCTCACAGAAGGACCTGAGAACACTTCCAGGGTTATTGGGAAAGCACAAGGTTTCATTATTCCAATTGAACATTTTGCACACTCTGCTTTCAATATTATTCATCTCTCATTTGATACACCTCACTACTCGGGCAGCCTGAATTTGCAGGCCAAGCATGTAGCACATAAAGATAGAGAAGAACTTACAGTGGTTGGTGGAACTGGTTCGTTCGCATTTGCTCGTGGGCTTGCTGTTTTTGCTCAGACGGATGGTCTTTCTGCAACTTACTACGTAAATCTTCAGCTTAGATTTCCAGATCGATCTGAGACAATTCCAGGATGACGCTGAGTTTTTCTAGTCAGGTTTATGAATCCTCTTCCGCTGTCCATACTTGCCAACTTTTTATTCTTGAGATTGCAACTCCAGTTCTGTCAGATTGAGTGAGTCAAATTCAGATGAAATTGAATTTGTAATTCCAGGATGTGATTAATTTACCTTTTAGTCTGTA harbors:
- the LOC110671642 gene encoding dirigent protein 11, whose amino-acid sequence is MMLCRIIFCVAVSISILLVILLSVFSPAPHKASSQDPSRPWVALSLYIQQPDHISSSNLQPALRPDAGAFIFHRILTEGPENTSRVIGKAQGFIIPIEHFAHSAFNIIHLSFDTPHYSGSLNLQAKHVAHKDREELTVVGGTGSFAFARGLAVFAQTDGLSATYYVNLQLRFPDRSETIPG